The Synechococcales cyanobacterium T60_A2020_003 genome contains a region encoding:
- a CDS encoding NAD(P)H-quinone oxidoreductase subunit F: MNLLFAQTAWLIPCYPLIGMLLSALWFPSIIRRTGPRPAGYVNFVTTFLALIHAVLAFPSLWNQPAQTQVISWLQVANLNLSIPIEVSSVTLAACIVVTVLNLLAQIYAIGYLEMDWGWARLFSLLAMFEAGMTALVLCNSLFFSYMILEVLTLGTYLLIGIWFNQPLVVTGARDAFLTKRIGDLFLLMGVLALYPLAGTWNFDDLAIWAATADVNPTVMALVGLALIAGPMGKCAQFPLHLWLDEAMEGPVPSTVLRNSVVVVTGAWVLVKLEPVLALSPFVMSATIAIGALTALGGVLIAIAQIDIKRSLSYLVSAYMGLVFIAVGAGYPGIALFLLLPYALSMALLVMSTGAIVLNCITQDLTQLGGLWKIRPITGISFLVGAASLVAFPPLGGFWGLYPLVDSLWSSSRALMGIVLVVNGLTAFQLARVFGLTFGGKPQQMTERSPEPLWLVVMPMTLLVGFALHLPLILNSLGLLPDWTVLSSVAGTLLVWSTLLGAAVGAYVYLSPSVPKPVQIPVPTFQNLLAYDFYTPRIYRSTVVGGVDILSRIIDWCDRYFVDGFVNFVGLASLFSGEALKYNNTGKAQFYVFTIAVGLSVILAMVSIPFLSESPLLAAP; the protein is encoded by the coding sequence ATGAATCTGCTTTTTGCACAGACTGCATGGCTCATTCCATGCTATCCGTTAATCGGAATGCTCCTATCGGCATTATGGTTTCCGTCGATTATTCGCCGGACAGGGCCTAGACCTGCGGGTTATGTCAATTTTGTAACAACGTTTCTTGCCTTAATCCATGCTGTGTTGGCCTTTCCGTCTCTTTGGAATCAGCCTGCACAAACACAGGTCATTTCCTGGTTACAGGTTGCGAATCTAAATCTGTCGATCCCGATTGAGGTGTCTAGCGTTACGCTAGCCGCCTGTATCGTCGTTACAGTCTTGAATTTACTAGCACAAATCTATGCCATTGGTTATTTGGAAATGGATTGGGGCTGGGCACGCCTATTCTCGCTGTTGGCGATGTTTGAAGCGGGGATGACGGCTCTGGTGCTGTGTAATTCGCTGTTCTTTAGCTATATGATCCTTGAGGTTTTGACCTTGGGAACCTATTTGCTGATCGGCATTTGGTTCAATCAACCGCTCGTGGTGACTGGCGCACGCGATGCTTTCTTGACCAAGCGAATTGGGGATTTGTTTTTGCTGATGGGGGTTCTAGCGTTATATCCCCTTGCCGGAACCTGGAATTTTGATGACTTGGCAATCTGGGCTGCTACCGCAGACGTGAACCCAACCGTCATGGCGTTGGTTGGACTGGCGTTGATTGCAGGCCCGATGGGGAAATGCGCTCAGTTTCCGCTGCACCTGTGGTTGGATGAGGCCATGGAAGGTCCGGTGCCTAGTACTGTTCTGCGAAATTCTGTGGTTGTCGTGACTGGGGCATGGGTATTAGTCAAATTGGAACCTGTGCTGGCCTTATCTCCTTTTGTGATGTCTGCCACGATCGCCATTGGAGCCTTGACCGCATTGGGTGGTGTTTTGATTGCGATCGCCCAAATTGACATTAAGCGATCACTTTCGTACCTCGTTAGCGCTTACATGGGGTTAGTATTTATTGCGGTTGGTGCGGGTTACCCTGGTATTGCGCTCTTTTTGTTGCTGCCCTATGCCCTGTCAATGGCGCTTTTGGTGATGTCTACAGGCGCGATCGTTCTCAACTGCATTACCCAAGACTTGACTCAGTTGGGTGGTCTGTGGAAAATTCGCCCGATTACGGGAATCAGCTTTTTAGTCGGTGCAGCGAGCTTGGTCGCCTTCCCTCCCTTGGGCGGATTTTGGGGACTGTATCCGTTAGTGGATAGTCTGTGGTCAAGCAGTAGAGCCTTGATGGGGATTGTGTTAGTGGTTAACGGCTTGACAGCGTTTCAACTAGCACGGGTGTTTGGTCTGACGTTTGGAGGCAAGCCTCAGCAAATGACCGAGCGATCGCCTGAACCCCTTTGGCTGGTGGTGATGCCGATGACACTGCTAGTCGGATTTGCTTTGCACTTACCTCTGATTCTCAATTCCTTGGGACTGTTGCCCGACTGGACGGTGCTGAGTTCCGTTGCGGGAACGCTGTTGGTTTGGTCAACTCTGTTGGGGGCAGCCGTAGGGGCGTATGTCTACCTAAGTCCTTCGGTTCCCAAGCCTGTGCAAATTCCAGTACCGACGTTCCAAAATTTGCTGGCCTACGATTTCTACACCCCCCGAATCTATCGGTCTACGGTGGTGGGTGGTGTAGATATCCTGTCTCGGATTATTGACTGGTGCGATCGCTATTTTGTCGATGGATTTGTAAACTTCGTCGGCTTGGCATCGCTCTTTAGCGGCGAGGCGCTGAAGTACAACAACACCGGAAAAGCTCAGTTCTACGTCTTTACGATTGCGGTCGGTTTATCGGTCATCTTGGCCATGGTGAGTATTCCTTTTCTCTCTGAGTCCCCGTTGCTTGCGGCTCCTTAG
- a CDS encoding NUDIX domain-containing protein — translation MKRQKIRPIAICVMRQGDRILVSEGYEPFRQEVYYRPVGGGIDFGESSREAVIQEVWEELEVNIEEPILLGVLENLFVSEGEPKHEIVFVYDAVFCDRTLYAQPVLKGIEGDTPFEARWLSKDQVQTGATSRDGI, via the coding sequence ATGAAAAGGCAGAAGATTCGTCCGATTGCGATTTGTGTCATGCGTCAGGGCGATCGCATCTTGGTGTCTGAGGGATACGAACCCTTTAGGCAGGAGGTCTATTATCGACCAGTGGGAGGAGGCATCGACTTTGGGGAATCCAGCCGGGAGGCGGTGATTCAGGAGGTTTGGGAGGAACTAGAGGTCAACATTGAAGAACCTATTCTGCTAGGAGTGTTAGAAAATCTCTTTGTCTCCGAGGGGGAACCAAAACACGAAATCGTTTTTGTCTACGATGCTGTATTTTGCGATCGCACCCTCTATGCTCAACCTGTGCTCAAGGGCATCGAAGGCGATACTCCCTTTGAAGCCAGATGGCTTTCTAAAGACCAAGTGCAGACGGGCGCAACCAGTAGAGATGGAATTTGA
- a CDS encoding fasciclin domain-containing protein, whose amino-acid sequence MPDIVDIAVSNEAFSTLVAAVQAASLVDVLKSPGPFTVFAPVDAAFAKLPPGTVQTLVQNPPQLARILKFHVVSGKYTREDLSKLDSLTSVEGADIRLNVTDDVFEVKNATVVMPDVEADNGIIHVIDNVILMG is encoded by the coding sequence ATGCCAGACATTGTTGATATTGCAGTAAGTAATGAGGCGTTTAGCACCTTGGTGGCAGCCGTGCAGGCCGCAAGCCTCGTAGATGTCCTTAAATCTCCAGGGCCATTTACGGTCTTTGCGCCTGTCGATGCTGCCTTTGCAAAGCTCCCTCCTGGAACGGTGCAAACCCTAGTGCAGAATCCCCCCCAACTTGCCCGCATTCTGAAGTTTCATGTGGTATCCGGGAAGTATACTCGTGAGGACTTATCGAAGTTAGACTCGCTAACCTCTGTGGAAGGGGCAGATATTCGCCTCAATGTCACTGATGATGTCTTTGAGGTAAAAAACGCAACGGTGGTAATGCCCGATGTGGAGGCAGACAACGGTATTATCCATGTGATTGATAACGTCATTTTGATGGGTTAA
- a CDS encoding NADH-quinone oxidoreductase subunit M, translating to MLSLLIALPIVGALGIGLMPQSVSAARLRLISMAIAALTLLWTIWLMIHFDLSQPLFQFEEHLPWLPALGLDYQLGMDGLSLVLVALNSLLTWVALYSTSHTIERPRLFYSMVLLVSGGVAGAFLAQNLLLFFLFYELELVPFYLLISIWGGDRRNYAATKFLIYTAFSGILILASFLGMIWFTGSSSFNYTALMGQTLPMGLQLLLLGGLIVGFGIKIPLVPFHTWLPDTYVAASTPVAILLGSVLAKLGAYGIFRFGLGLFPEAWAQISPILAIWASVSILYGAMAAIAQKDIKRMVAYSSVGHMGYILLGGAALTTLSVIGAVSQMVAHGLILALLFLLVGLIETKAGTRELDVLNGLLNPIRGLPAVSALLIVGAMASAGIPGLAGFVAEFLVFQGSYATFPIPTLLAVIGTGLTAVYFVILLNRVCFGKLDNKLAYYPSVKLAEKVPALILAGLIFFLGVQPTWLVRWSESTTTAMVAAVPPVTTQVAANRL from the coding sequence ATGCTCAGCCTCTTAATTGCTTTGCCCATTGTGGGCGCACTTGGAATCGGGCTTATGCCCCAGTCGGTATCAGCAGCTCGCCTGCGTCTGATCAGTATGGCGATCGCCGCTCTGACGTTACTCTGGACGATTTGGTTGATGATCCACTTTGATCTCAGTCAGCCGCTCTTCCAGTTTGAGGAACATCTGCCTTGGCTGCCTGCGTTGGGATTGGATTATCAACTGGGTATGGATGGTCTATCCCTAGTTTTGGTTGCGCTCAATAGTTTGCTGACGTGGGTTGCACTGTACAGCACCTCTCACACCATCGAGCGTCCTCGCTTGTTCTACTCGATGGTGCTGCTTGTGTCCGGCGGCGTGGCTGGAGCATTCTTGGCGCAAAACCTCCTCCTCTTCTTCTTGTTCTATGAATTGGAGCTAGTGCCTTTTTATCTGCTGATTTCAATCTGGGGCGGCGATCGCCGCAACTATGCGGCCACCAAGTTCCTGATTTACACAGCGTTTTCAGGAATTTTGATTCTGGCGTCGTTCCTGGGAATGATTTGGTTCACGGGGTCTAGCTCTTTCAACTACACCGCCCTGATGGGGCAAACCCTGCCGATGGGCTTGCAGCTTCTCCTGTTGGGCGGGTTGATCGTCGGCTTTGGCATCAAGATCCCCCTCGTTCCCTTTCACACCTGGTTGCCCGATACCTACGTGGCCGCATCGACTCCGGTGGCAATTCTTCTGGGTAGCGTGCTAGCAAAACTGGGTGCCTACGGTATTTTCCGGTTCGGTTTGGGACTATTCCCCGAAGCGTGGGCACAAATTTCACCCATCCTGGCGATTTGGGCATCCGTTAGCATCCTCTATGGCGCAATGGCGGCGATCGCCCAAAAGGACATCAAGCGCATGGTGGCCTACAGTTCAGTCGGGCACATGGGTTACATCCTGCTTGGTGGGGCGGCCTTGACCACCCTCAGCGTTATCGGTGCTGTTTCGCAAATGGTGGCGCATGGATTGATCTTGGCACTGCTGTTCCTGCTCGTGGGCTTAATTGAAACCAAAGCGGGTACGCGGGAACTAGACGTATTAAACGGATTACTGAACCCGATTCGCGGCTTGCCTGCGGTCAGTGCGCTGTTGATTGTTGGCGCGATGGCAAGTGCAGGCATTCCCGGATTAGCCGGGTTCGTCGCAGAGTTTCTGGTGTTCCAGGGAAGCTATGCTACGTTCCCCATTCCCACGTTGTTGGCGGTGATTGGCACCGGACTCACAGCCGTCTATTTCGTGATTCTGTTGAACCGTGTTTGCTTCGGCAAATTGGACAACAAGCTGGCCTACTATCCATCGGTGAAGCTTGCAGAGAAGGTTCCAGCGCTGATCCTGGCGGGTCTCATTTTCTTTTTGGGCGTACAACCCACTTGGTTGGTGCGCTGGAGTGAGTCTACGACGACAGCGATGGTGGCGGCAGTGCCTCCGGTAACCACGCAGGTTGCCGCAAATCGCCTTTAG
- a CDS encoding histidinol-phosphate transaminase — MLPFLRSDLAYLSAYVPHPGGGDGSPVQAHTGAIDRLDSNESPYDLPADLKEKLGWQFQNEIESNRYPDGRHASLKDAIAQYVNESAPVDPGITTQQISVGNGSDELIRSLLIATCLGNEGSILVATPTFSMYGILAQTLGIPVVSIDRSDETFELDLDAARSAIADSEETSQEQDIPPIRVVCMVHPNSPTGNTMTEAELNWLRSLPAHILVIIDEAYFEFSQTTVVAELAQHSNWVVLRTFSKAFRLASLRVGYAIAHPELIAALEKVRLPYNLPSFSQIGALLVLQHRQALLASIPLLLQERQTLTDALVAMPELRVWPSDANFIYVRRQSGGDDGLETLFLKMKAHGSLIRHTGGGIRLTVGTPEENQRSLSRLRTVLAELG, encoded by the coding sequence ATGCTGCCGTTTCTGCGCTCTGACCTTGCCTACCTTTCCGCCTACGTGCCCCATCCCGGTGGGGGAGATGGTAGTCCAGTGCAGGCTCATACAGGTGCAATCGATCGCCTTGATTCCAACGAAAGTCCCTACGACTTACCTGCGGATCTGAAGGAGAAACTTGGCTGGCAGTTTCAAAACGAGATTGAATCAAACCGCTATCCTGATGGCCGCCACGCGAGCTTGAAAGACGCGATCGCCCAATATGTCAACGAATCTGCCCCCGTAGATCCAGGTATCACGACCCAACAGATCTCTGTAGGAAACGGATCGGATGAGTTGATTCGGTCGTTGTTGATTGCGACCTGTTTGGGCAACGAAGGCTCTATTTTGGTGGCAACACCAACCTTCTCCATGTACGGCATTCTGGCGCAAACGCTCGGCATTCCAGTGGTTAGCATCGATCGCTCTGACGAAACCTTTGAGCTAGATTTAGACGCGGCTCGAAGTGCGATCGCTGATTCCGAAGAGACGTCTCAAGAGCAAGATATTCCCCCGATTCGGGTGGTGTGCATGGTGCATCCCAACTCACCCACTGGGAACACCATGACCGAGGCGGAACTAAACTGGCTGCGATCGCTCCCCGCCCACATTCTGGTGATCATCGACGAAGCCTATTTTGAATTTAGCCAAACGACTGTTGTTGCGGAGTTAGCACAGCATTCCAACTGGGTCGTGTTGCGAACTTTCTCCAAAGCGTTTCGGTTGGCGTCGTTGCGGGTGGGCTATGCGATCGCCCATCCTGAATTGATTGCGGCATTGGAGAAAGTGCGCTTGCCCTATAACTTGCCGAGTTTTTCCCAAATCGGGGCACTGCTGGTTTTACAACATCGGCAGGCACTCTTGGCCTCGATTCCGCTGTTGCTCCAGGAACGTCAAACTCTGACCGATGCCCTGGTGGCGATGCCGGAACTACGGGTATGGCCGAGTGATGCCAACTTTATCTACGTCCGACGACAGTCTGGAGGTGATGACGGGTTAGAAACGCTGTTTTTGAAGATGAAGGCGCATGGCTCGCTGATTCGCCATACCGGGGGCGGCATTCGCCTCACTGTGGGTACACCGGAGGAAAATCAGCGGTCGCTCTCTCGCCTGCGGACGGTACTCGCTGAATTGGGTTAA
- a CDS encoding cupin domain-containing protein: protein MKNEQAAPETKGVTVELLSALDLGSEIEGMAGRQLRMRMVTIEPGGVFGPIHDHVDRPGMVYILQGTITDHRNGVATEYGPGVGWPEDRNTPHWLENRGTIPAVEISVDIVRQP from the coding sequence ATGAAAAACGAGCAGGCTGCACCTGAAACGAAGGGTGTCACGGTGGAGTTGCTATCAGCCCTTGACCTTGGCTCTGAAATCGAGGGCATGGCAGGACGACAGCTTCGCATGCGTATGGTAACCATCGAGCCTGGAGGCGTCTTCGGCCCGATTCACGACCACGTAGATAGACCGGGCATGGTCTACATTCTCCAAGGAACGATCACGGATCATCGCAATGGAGTCGCTACGGAGTATGGGCCGGGGGTAGGCTGGCCTGAGGACAGGAACACCCCCCACTGGCTTGAGAACAGAGGAACGATTCCGGCGGTGGAGATCTCGGTCGATATCGTCAGGCAACCGTAA
- a CDS encoding CO2 hydration protein, which yields MVTAIPAPSTIIPPSQHPYADIIHRLEAGGSMLPDTPENLMQIIGIYKAYAVPMDFYWRDLLYIAERVFLNPIPAFKYFLPQEYLDLHNHYAGDTADLRIWRGEATAHPELLEFMEKGELKRKLPKLVHHLWHDRINMEFAEACMQAMLWHRKMYAPHNRFDAFLETDEYRQNCDRAIKAYFKKNPLMLGLYKLFPDMFIEQVKMLSYYSNLGLFWEVMTPVFFEMSDIYDEGGFKGVPDAMNFLINGIFAIAGRPIYHHVYIDGECFEIIPKDKGFMWLYDAALPYVEAVFYRTAPFRGTKSYNAQAGQVPDDQKDFHYGILYADVFPVGSAGIPPTLLMQDMLHFLPPYLLEYYQKHCRGEDDMLIQLGITFQRSMYNVTSAVIQALRTALLYPLDDTNPEHLMANRKFYEAQMDRFLRPEARLSDIQSQDYR from the coding sequence ATGGTAACTGCAATTCCGGCTCCTTCCACAATCATTCCCCCCTCTCAGCATCCCTATGCCGACATTATTCATCGCCTAGAGGCGGGCGGATCGATGCTGCCCGATACGCCAGAGAATCTAATGCAGATCATCGGCATCTACAAAGCCTATGCGGTGCCGATGGACTTCTACTGGCGCGATCTGCTCTACATTGCCGAACGGGTCTTTTTGAATCCAATTCCGGCCTTTAAATATTTCCTGCCCCAAGAATACCTGGACTTGCACAACCACTATGCTGGCGATACAGCTGACCTCCGCATTTGGCGCGGAGAAGCCACCGCTCACCCGGAATTGCTAGAGTTCATGGAAAAGGGAGAGCTGAAGCGTAAGTTGCCGAAGCTGGTTCACCACCTCTGGCACGATCGCATCAACATGGAATTTGCTGAAGCCTGTATGCAGGCAATGTTGTGGCACCGGAAGATGTATGCGCCTCACAATCGGTTTGATGCGTTCCTGGAAACGGATGAGTATCGCCAGAATTGCGATCGCGCCATCAAAGCCTACTTCAAGAAGAATCCGCTGATGTTGGGGCTATACAAGCTATTCCCCGATATGTTCATCGAACAGGTGAAAATGCTCTCCTACTACTCCAATCTGGGGTTATTCTGGGAAGTAATGACACCCGTCTTTTTCGAGATGTCGGATATCTACGACGAGGGTGGATTTAAAGGCGTACCCGATGCAATGAATTTCCTGATCAATGGAATTTTTGCGATCGCCGGACGCCCCATCTATCACCACGTCTACATCGATGGGGAATGCTTTGAAATTATCCCCAAAGACAAAGGGTTTATGTGGCTCTATGATGCTGCATTACCTTATGTAGAAGCAGTCTTCTACCGTACCGCCCCCTTCCGAGGCACCAAGTCCTACAACGCCCAGGCAGGTCAAGTTCCCGATGATCAGAAAGACTTCCACTACGGCATTCTCTACGCCGATGTGTTCCCGGTAGGTAGCGCTGGCATTCCACCCACACTGCTGATGCAGGATATGCTCCACTTCTTGCCTCCCTATCTCCTGGAGTATTACCAGAAGCATTGCCGGGGTGAGGACGATATGTTGATCCAGTTGGGGATTACCTTCCAGCGATCGATGTATAACGTGACGTCAGCCGTTATCCAGGCATTGCGGACGGCCTTACTCTATCCCTTAGATGACACGAATCCTGAGCATTTGATGGCGAACCGCAAGTTCTACGAGGCTCAGATGGATCGGTTCCTGCGTCCAGAGGCTCGTCTCAGCGATATTCAAAGTCAGGATTATCGTTAG
- a CDS encoding lipid-A-disaccharide synthase, whose product MTDSIDILILSNGPGEITTWVRPVVRSLRQRFGEDRDRLRISVILSPCANASGREVAIARSYPAVDRVQGAKDFFPFLLWGKTAENWDWRDRGVVIFLGGDQIFPVIIGKRLGYKTLIYGEWETRWHGWVDRFGVMKPELINQAPSRYAHKFTVVGDLMADVGSTPDNPLTSNQNSPIMGLLPGSKAAKLAQGVPLCLAIAQYLHKQRPDLRFILPVAPTLDLNTLERFADPQRNPVSAYFGGIQGQIIDSHYLQTTDGMTIELYTDFPAYDILAQCQLCLTTIGANTAELGALGVPMIVLLPTQQLDAMRAWDGIPGLLANLPGVGTAIAKLINAQFLKKSRLLAWPNIWARKEIVPELVGHLEPEAIAQQVLNYLDHPEQLEQMRANLRHVRGTSGAANRLTTLVETLLGEG is encoded by the coding sequence ATGACTGACTCCATCGATATCCTAATTTTGTCTAACGGTCCCGGTGAGATTACCACTTGGGTGCGTCCAGTCGTGCGATCGCTCCGACAACGCTTTGGAGAGGATCGCGATCGCCTCCGAATTTCCGTTATCCTATCTCCCTGCGCGAATGCCAGCGGTCGGGAAGTGGCGATCGCTCGTAGCTATCCAGCAGTAGATCGGGTGCAGGGAGCCAAAGATTTCTTTCCCTTTCTGCTCTGGGGTAAAACGGCGGAAAATTGGGACTGGCGTGATCGCGGCGTGGTGATTTTCCTCGGCGGCGATCAGATCTTTCCGGTCATCATCGGTAAACGGTTGGGATACAAAACCCTCATTTATGGCGAATGGGAGACTCGATGGCATGGTTGGGTCGATCGCTTTGGGGTGATGAAACCAGAGTTGATCAATCAGGCCCCCTCTCGCTACGCTCACAAGTTCACCGTGGTTGGCGACTTAATGGCGGATGTTGGAAGCACTCCAGATAACCCACTCACCTCAAACCAGAATTCACCTATTATGGGACTCTTGCCTGGGTCCAAAGCGGCAAAACTCGCGCAGGGCGTTCCCCTCTGTTTGGCGATCGCTCAATATCTCCACAAACAGCGACCAGATTTACGATTTATCCTCCCAGTTGCACCCACTTTAGATCTCAACACCCTTGAGAGATTTGCAGATCCTCAGCGCAATCCAGTGTCCGCCTATTTCGGAGGCATTCAGGGACAAATCATAGACAGTCACTATCTCCAAACTACTGATGGAATGACGATCGAACTCTACACCGATTTTCCCGCTTACGATATCCTTGCCCAGTGTCAGCTTTGCCTCACCACCATCGGTGCAAACACCGCAGAATTGGGTGCGCTGGGCGTGCCGATGATTGTCCTTTTGCCAACGCAACAACTGGATGCAATGCGAGCCTGGGACGGGATTCCAGGTCTACTTGCTAATCTACCCGGTGTAGGAACGGCGATCGCCAAATTGATCAACGCCCAATTTTTGAAAAAGTCGCGCCTGCTAGCATGGCCGAACATCTGGGCGAGGAAAGAGATTGTGCCGGAATTAGTAGGACACTTAGAACCAGAGGCGATCGCCCAGCAGGTATTGAATTATCTAGATCACCCTGAACAGCTTGAACAGATGCGCGCAAACTTACGACACGTCCGAGGAACCTCTGGTGCCGCGAATCGACTCACAACGTTGGTTGAAACCTTGCTCGGGGAAGGATAA